The segment ATGTTATGTAAAAACAATATGTTATGGACCCCCGCGTTCGCGAGGGTGACGATGAAAAGGTTATTATGGTATTTTTGCAAGTGGCTCTACAGTTAGAAAATGTAACTTCTCAATACGTGCTGACGAAACATGGCGGTCATCGTAAGCGACAGTGAGAGGGATGTCATCTATGGACCCGCCCATCTCGAACGTAGTGAGAGATCTTCTTTATGCATTTAAATATAAGATTTCTTAATGAAGGTCGAGATAACAAGAATTTTAATTTTTGCCAGCATTTATTTAGAAGTTACTAAAAAATTAGCTAAGTACTTGCCGTGACGTACATATATTGCCAGATTACACATATTCAAAGTGGTTAAGGTTTAAGAAAGGACAATTGATATGGCATTCTCTCTTCCACCTCTCCCTTGGGTAGAATCAGCCCTTGAACCGTTAATCTCTGCTAAAACGATTAGTTTTCATTATGGCAAGCATCACACAGCTTATTTAAATAAACTCAATGAGCTTACTGATGGTACGGCTTATGCCAACCAAAGCCTTGAAACTATTATTATGGGCGCCGCAAAAGATAAGGGACCTCTATTTAATAATGCTGCTCAAGTTTGGAATCACAACTTTTTTTGGAACTCTATCAAACCCAATGGTGGCGGTGAACCGCAGGGTGAAGTAGCTTCTTTGATAACCGAAAGTTTCGGTAGTCTTGATAAATTTAAAGAAGAATTTAAAAATGCTGCCGTTTCACAGTTTGGTAGTGGTTGGGCATGGCTTTGTCTTGATGGTGGTAAGTTTAGAGTCATTAAAACAACGAATGCTGAATTGCCAATGTTAACTGGACTAAAAGCATTAGTTACTTGTGATGTTTGGGAGCATGCATATTATCTAGACTATCAAAATCGTCGCCCAGACTTTGTGCAGACATTTTTAGATAAGCTTATTAACTGGGATTTTGTTGCTGCCAATTTAAAAGCTTAATCATTTTACTTTTTAGTCGTAGTATTCATGACCCAAATGAGTAATTACTTCTTCGCCGTTCATCCAACGAAGCATATTTTTCATTTTCATTAGTTGGATGAAAATATCATTTTCTGGATAAAGCCCAGGGGCGGTCATCGGACTTTTATAATAGAATGACAGCCATTCTTGGATACCGCGAAAACCTGCGCGATGAGCCAAATCCATAAACAAAGCAAGATCAAGCACAATTGGAGCGGCTAAAATTGAATCGCGGCATAAAAAGTCAATTTTGATTTGCATTGGATAATTTAGCCAACCGAAAATATCTATATTATCCCAACTCTCTTTGGCATCACCGCGCGGTGGATAATAGTTAATACGAACTTTGTGATACATTTTTTCATATAATTCAGGATAAATTTCTGGCTGCAAAATAGTCTCAAGAACACCAAGCTTTGAAACTTCTTTGCTGCGGAAATTTGTTGGTTCATCTAAAACTTCACCATCGCGGTTACCCAGAATATTGGTTGAAAACCAACCATCTATGCCCAACAAGCGAGCTTTTAAACCTGGGGCAATAATGGTTTTCATTAACGTCTGACCAGATTTAAAATCTTTGCCCGAAATGGGGATTTCGCGTTGTTTTGCAAGTTCAATTAGCGCTGGTATATCAACTGTATGATGCGGTGCACCATTTGCGTATGGCACGCCTTCCTGTATGCAGGCATAACCATAGATCATTGAAGCGCTTATTGCAGGATGAGAATCGCGCAGTCCCTGTTCAAAAGTTTCAATTTTTTGATGCACTGCGCTAAGTTCTTGATAAGACTCGGTTGATCCACACCATACTGCTACGGCACGATCAAGATTGTTTTTTTTAATAAAATCACGTATGTCAGCTCGTATAGCCTCAGCAAGTTCCATTTTATTTTTGCCTTGCTTTACATGTTCACCATTAAGACGTTTGACATATTCAGGAAAAAACACTGCAGGCATGGGCTTGATGCTGCTAATTTCATCTTTGATGAGATTTAAGTGTTCAAGATTTAAGACTTTTGCTTTGCAAGCGGCAGTGTAGGCATCATCAGTAAAAAGATCCCAGCCGCCAAAGACAACATTGTTTAGACCAGCAAGCTCAATGAATTCGCGAATAAGGGGGCTGCGACCTTCGGTGCGTTTACCAAGCCGAATAGTGCCCATTTGTGAAAGTGAACCAAATAGTTTACCTAAACCTTTGCGGGCTAGTAAACTACCAGCGATAAATGTTGTTGCCACAGCACCCATACCAGGGAGTAAAATTCCAAGCTTGCCGGTGGGTTTTTTAATAGCGATAGGTTTTTTCATTTGTGTATGCCTCGCAAAGCAGTACTAATTTTTACTTAGAGATAAAAACGTTTTAGAAAGTGACATTATTTCAACACCGAAGCTGTTAATAACAGTTACCCCGCAGAGGGCAAGCTATATTAATGTACCCATTTCAACCTTGCTGTCAGCAAGCGTATGTCCTAGGTAATCTATGGGGGCATAACCAGGGGTGTCCCTAAATGTCTCCCGTCGATCTTCGCGAAATCCGCTACTTACGACCGCGTGCTCGCAAAAATCCTGCCTGCGACTTGCCACAAGCAAGCCTCAGCATGATTTTGTTGCGCGCGCGGCCATCGTTTACGCGGCTTTTGTGAATTTCTTAAGTCCAACATTTAGGGACACCCCCAATTATTTTTATGACCGTGCTAATATCAAAATTTCATATTTCAGCATCAACTCGCAAACAAATTGGCTTTGACGTCATTGTTGCCGTTTTAGCGGAGCGAACGAGTACTTCAAGAGGTCGCGAGCTTGCTTTAGAACACCAGTTTTTTACTGACCGTGATCAAGTGCAGCTTTCTTTGACTCGCATTGAGCAAGTTCGTGAGATTTTACGTGAAGAAAAAATACTGCCGGTAAGCGGAGCTACTGATATTCGCCCTTTTGCTACCCGTGCAGCTAAAGGCGCTATTCTTAACGGTGAAGAATTACGTGCCTGCCATGGACTGATGCGCACGGCAATGGATGTGCGATCTTTTCTGCGTTTGCGCCGTGAAACCATGCCCGAGCTGGCGGCTATAAGTACTGGGATAAGCGATTTTGCCGCATTAGCCAACCGTATTGATTATATGCTTGAACCATCTGGTCGGGTTCGTGACGAAGCAAGCGAGACTTTAGCTGCATACCGTCGCCGTGCACGCAATTTGCATAGTGAGGCACGTCGACGAATCGATACGATGCTTGCAGACCAAAATTTTACGCCTTACTTGCAGGATCGTTATTTTTCAATACGCTCTGAACGATATGTGCTGCCGGTTAATGCTTCTTTTCGAAGTAGTGTACCTGGCATTGTGCACAACGCCTCACAAACTGGGCAGACACTTTTTATTGAACCGCAAGCGTTAGTTGATTTAGGTAACGAATTAGCTATTGCTGAATCGCTAATAGCTGAAGAAGAGCAACGAATACTTCAAGAACTTTCTGCGTCAGTTGGTGATCGTGAAAACGATTTGGATCACGCGGTCGACAGTATTGGAACAATAGACTTTATTCAAGCAAGTGCCCACTTAGCTAATGATCTAGATGCCAATGCTCCTGAATTAGCTGATGCTACTGCTGACATAGATTTACGCCAGATGCGCCATCCGGTGTTGGCTTTGCAGGGTAAATCTGTAGTGGCAAACGATGTATTTTTACGCACACCAACACAGGCGCTGATCGTTTCGGGCCCAAATGCTGGTGGTAAAACCGTAAGTATTGCTGCGGTGGGGTTATGTTCTCTTATGGTGCGAGCGGGATTGCCGATACCGGTAGCTGCGGGTTCGCGTATGCCGTTATTCTATGGCGTGACTAGTATCATTGGCGATGAGCAAGATCTTAAGCGGGGCTTATCAACCTTTTCTGCGCATCTAAGCGCCATTGCAGAAGCTATGCAACAAGCCGGCTTTGGTTGGTTAGTGTTAATTGATGAGATTGCAGCAGATACTGATCCCACTCAAGGCGCCGCTTTAGCGCGAGCTATTTTAGAACAATTGCTAGATGCCGGTACTCGCGTATTAGCAACTACTCACCTTGATGAAGTCAAAGCTTTAGGTATTACTGATACGCGTTTTATTAATGCTCGTGTTGGGCTTGATCCAATCTCACTTGCTCCAACCTATCGTCTTGAGATTGGCGCTGCTGGCGTTTCAAGTGCTATTGAAATGGCTGAACGTGTTGGGTTACCTACAAATGTAATTAGTCGCGCGCGTGAATATCTGCGTGGTGAAGGTTTATTGGCTGCGGCTTTAACTCACTTAGAAGTTGCAGAGCGTGAAGTAGAAACAGAGCGGCAAGAATTAGCGGCGCAACGTGAAGCTACAGCTAAAACCCAACAGCAATTAGAAGCTAGCAAAAATGAGCTTGAGCAAGCGCGTCGTGACCTTAAATTGCAAATTAACGATGAGCTACTTAAAGAACTTGAAGATAGACGTAGCCAAGCAACAAAAATGATTGCTGAATTGCAAGCAAAAGCAAGTATTAGCGGTGCGCAAAAGGCTCAGCAGCGCTTAGAAGAACTAGCAAATGAGGTTAAATACGATATCGCTAAACTGCAAGCAGAGACAGATGTTGGTGAAAGTGCTCAAGCACTGGTGCCTACCGAAGAAATCGATGTCGGTACATGGGTTAAAGTTGTCTCATTAGATAAAGAGGGTCGGGTAATCAAACTTGCTGGTAAAAGCGCGATAGTAGAAATTGGTACTTTAAATACAAGGGTTAAATTAAAAGATTTGGTCGGACTTGTTCAAAAAAGTAAGCAAAGTCAAAGTGACCATCGACGTTTAGCAAAGGCTGAGTCTAAACTTAGCGAGTCTATAGTTGAGGGCAGTAGTGATACCCGCTGCGATATTCGCGGTATGCGTACTGATGAAGCAATGAGCGAAGTCGAGCGTTTTTTAGACCAGCGTTATTTATATGGCCCTACCCGTATAGTTATTGTTCATGGGCATGGCAGTGGTATTTTAAAGCAAATGGTGCGTGAAGCTTTAGAGAAATCACCTTATGTAGCTAGCAGCAGGCCGGGTGACCGCTATGAAGGCGGCGATGGGGTTACGGTGGTAGAGATAGTTAGTGCTTGAGGGCATATCAGCTTCTTTTAGCTCCCATTACGGGGTATCATACGAAGTTAACGCTATTAAATATAAAGTGATTTTTATCGTTTGGCATGGTTCTCTGGTTTTTTTATTGCGAGGCATTAGTGTCGGGCCCTCAGTGACACCGTGTTTTATCGCTTT is part of the Deltaproteobacteria bacterium genome and harbors:
- a CDS encoding superoxide dismutase, with the protein product MAFSLPPLPWVESALEPLISAKTISFHYGKHHTAYLNKLNELTDGTAYANQSLETIIMGAAKDKGPLFNNAAQVWNHNFFWNSIKPNGGGEPQGEVASLITESFGSLDKFKEEFKNAAVSQFGSGWAWLCLDGGKFRVIKTTNAELPMLTGLKALVTCDVWEHAYYLDYQNRRPDFVQTFLDKLINWDFVAANLKA
- a CDS encoding inositol-3-phosphate synthase — translated: MKKPIAIKKPTGKLGILLPGMGAVATTFIAGSLLARKGLGKLFGSLSQMGTIRLGKRTEGRSPLIREFIELAGLNNVVFGGWDLFTDDAYTAACKAKVLNLEHLNLIKDEISSIKPMPAVFFPEYVKRLNGEHVKQGKNKMELAEAIRADIRDFIKKNNLDRAVAVWCGSTESYQELSAVHQKIETFEQGLRDSHPAISASMIYGYACIQEGVPYANGAPHHTVDIPALIELAKQREIPISGKDFKSGQTLMKTIIAPGLKARLLGIDGWFSTNILGNRDGEVLDEPTNFRSKEVSKLGVLETILQPEIYPELYEKMYHKVRINYYPPRGDAKESWDNIDIFGWLNYPMQIKIDFLCRDSILAAPIVLDLALFMDLAHRAGFRGIQEWLSFYYKSPMTAPGLYPENDIFIQLMKMKNMLRWMNGEEVITHLGHEYYD
- a CDS encoding Smr/MutS family protein: MTVLISKFHISASTRKQIGFDVIVAVLAERTSTSRGRELALEHQFFTDRDQVQLSLTRIEQVREILREEKILPVSGATDIRPFATRAAKGAILNGEELRACHGLMRTAMDVRSFLRLRRETMPELAAISTGISDFAALANRIDYMLEPSGRVRDEASETLAAYRRRARNLHSEARRRIDTMLADQNFTPYLQDRYFSIRSERYVLPVNASFRSSVPGIVHNASQTGQTLFIEPQALVDLGNELAIAESLIAEEEQRILQELSASVGDRENDLDHAVDSIGTIDFIQASAHLANDLDANAPELADATADIDLRQMRHPVLALQGKSVVANDVFLRTPTQALIVSGPNAGGKTVSIAAVGLCSLMVRAGLPIPVAAGSRMPLFYGVTSIIGDEQDLKRGLSTFSAHLSAIAEAMQQAGFGWLVLIDEIAADTDPTQGAALARAILEQLLDAGTRVLATTHLDEVKALGITDTRFINARVGLDPISLAPTYRLEIGAAGVSSAIEMAERVGLPTNVISRAREYLRGEGLLAAALTHLEVAEREVETERQELAAQREATAKTQQQLEASKNELEQARRDLKLQINDELLKELEDRRSQATKMIAELQAKASISGAQKAQQRLEELANEVKYDIAKLQAETDVGESAQALVPTEEIDVGTWVKVVSLDKEGRVIKLAGKSAIVEIGTLNTRVKLKDLVGLVQKSKQSQSDHRRLAKAESKLSESIVEGSSDTRCDIRGMRTDEAMSEVERFLDQRYLYGPTRIVIVHGHGSGILKQMVREALEKSPYVASSRPGDRYEGGDGVTVVEIVSA